The window GCAATCAATTCATTGTACAGTTCATCGGTGATCAGCATCTCCTGACCGCCATACATGGCAATGATCACATCCCCTGGCAGCAGTCGCGGCAGGAAGAAAGTTAACAAAAGAAGGATAAAAATAGTCACCAGATAAACTGTGATTACTTTTGTCTTCTTTTTTGATTTCATTTGTTGTTTTTTCCTTCATTAGCGCTTTATTCGTATTGCCATGAATGCTAACAGGAGTGCAATTACAGCCAAAAATGGCATTAGCGGAGAACCTTGTGTTTCATTTTCAACTGGTATTGAGGTTACATCTGTTATTTCTTTTCCTTCTTTGGCAGCCGACGATCCTATAAGTGCAAGTTTATTCTGTGGTATCGGAATTCCTTTAGAAACTCCTCCGATCGTTTCGAACCACTCAACTCCTGTATCCGGATCATATGCATTATACCAGGTAGGATAATATATTGAAATTGCAGGAAGTTCCCTGGCATAAACATTCTGGGCCTCAAATACTGCTTCTTTTCTCTTTTCGGGATCCATTTCGTGCATAACATCATCGAGCAACTTGTTCAACTCTTCACTCTTGTTATATCGTGCACAATTTGGATTTGGTTTGACACCAGGTACTTGAAGTGTTTTCTCATGCAGTATCTTTGGATCACCGCCAATGGCCCCATGACCTGAGATCGCCAGATCAAAGTCCCAGTTTATCACTTTTGTATCAACTATCTTGGTATCAAGTGATGTCAGGTCTACCTTTATTCCTACCTTTTCAAGCTGGTTCATTATGATCTCACCGTCACGGTCAGGTGTCCCCTCTCCTCCGGTACTGATCATGGAGACCAGTATCTGGAGTTCCAAAGTCTTGCCATTCTTTGTGAAAACACCGTCCTTTAGTTCATATCCGAGTGAGGTGATCAATTCAATTGCTTTGTCAGGATCATAAGGGTAGTCAGGCACATTCGGGCTTATCCATACACTTTCAGATGAGATCAGTCCGTAACTGGCAGGTTTTCCATGTCCTCGGAGTGATTTATCTACAAATTCGTCCTGATTGATGGCATGGGCCAGTGCCTGTCTGAATATAATATTATCAAGCGGTTCAATATTATGGTTTATCATTAATTTTTTATTCCAGTAATGCGGACCTTTGATCACAACAAATCCATCCTCTTTTATTTGTTCTACAAAATCAGACTTAATAGAGGTGAAATCAGCCTCGCCGCGCTGCAGGGTCATTTGAGGGTCACCTGTTTTCACATATATCAGTTTGTCAATAATGGGCTTCCCGAGATAATATTCCCCGAATGCCTCATATTGATAGGTGCCGTGCTCTTTGCTGAAATCAACATATGTATAGGGTCCTGATCCGATGAATGCAGTCTCATCTGTGAAGTCCATGGGATTTTCGACATCCTTCCATATATGTTCAGGAAGAATTGGCATTGAACCGCCTATATCCTCCATAAATGGTGCATACGGACTGCTCATGTGGATCTTTACTGTATGCTCATCAAGTACTTCTCCTCTATCTACACTGTCCAGAATGACCCATCCATAAGGATGTTCTTTCATGTATTCTATGGTAAAAACAACGTCTTCGGCAGTTAATGGCTCCATATCATGCCATTTTGCGTTCTTGTTAAGATGAAAAACATAAGCATCCTCATCGCTTAGATATTCCCATTTTTCTGCAAGCAGGGGAATGTACTGTGTAGTTTCATTCTTCCATACAAGTGTATCAAAGATAAAATGCATACGCATATATCCAGGTCCTCTTGCATATGCCAGATAAGGATTCGGATATCCCCAGTCACCTGTTTTATCAGCTATTCTAAGTTGATTCTTAGTATTGTCATTTATTGTAGATTCGGCATTTATTACAGGTGTAATTAAGCACATAGCAATAATTATTAATATAATAACTATCTCTTTTTTTTCCATTATATTAACTCCTACAATTTATTATACTCCCTTCGAAAACACGGGATGCAATGAGGATTACCATTCAGAAGTCTGACCTTTGTTTCCATTACTGATTCGCCGCATATGGAACATTCTACGGATTCATGAAGACTTGCCATAGGCGGCGGCGAAAAATCAATATTTCTTATTACCATCAGATCGTCCTGTGGAATTTTAAGTATCTCATTGCTTTTTTTAATATGCAGCTTTTTAAATTCCTCTTGTTCTTCCGGACTAGCTGACTTTTCCTTGATCTTTGCAAAAAGTTCAAGATGTTCCTTATCCATCCGGATGGCATCTTTGTTTATAGAGATACGCAGTGCTTTTTGATTTTCACGGTTCATGAAAGTATAAACATATTTACCAAAATCTTTGAATATCAAATTTCCTTTTCCGAATGTGCAGCCTGTAAGTAACTGAATGGCATCAAGACCACATGAATTATTTTCAACGATCGCAACCATCTCTTCATCCCTGGCTGGTTTCCCAAGTTCCTGTAGTACGGTTTTGGATACCTGTATTCCAATTGCAAGTCCTGGACACTGGTGTCCATGGAACTGTATAGCTTTTTTAACTATGGATTCAGTTTCGGTATAATTCATATTCAACTTTCTAATTTGATAATATTTAAGATTTGTGTTAATTAGTATGAATTAATAATAGTATGTGTAATAAGGAGACAGGTTCAATTAATGTGGTGAATAATAGAAAACCACAGATAAATGTAAATAAACGCAGATATTCAGATAGCTAATCCACGTTTATCTGCGTTTATCAGCGTTCATCCGCGGTTAATTTGAATTTACCAATAAATAATGTAATGGTCACTACAAATCGAAATATTCATATAATATAAGTAGTTACGTTGAAATTGCACATAAAAAGTAATATCTTTTTGTATATTTTTATTACTTTTTAGGTATAAACTATAATAAAAAAATTTTGTAAAATGGAGAAGGTGAAATAAATGAATACGGAAACTTCCAGTGAGACTTTTTCGGTAAATCCGATAGGCTATATTGAATCAGAATATCAGAACTTTGATGAATTACCCCATCCCCATGGAAATGAAGGCGGGAATAAGCATACTTCTACAATAGTGCTATATCCCGAACATGCAGAGGGAATATCAGGGATGGATGGTTATTCTCATATATTCGTTCTTTTCTGGGTTCACAAATCAGGTGAGTGGAAGATGCCAGAGCACCATCATAAGCCCGATCATGTTAAAGTATTTGCTACCAGGATGCCTGTTCGGCCTAATCCGATAGGTCTATCTGCAGTTGAAATAGAAGACATCTCTTATGATAGCGGAAGGATTATAGTAAAAGGACTGGATGCACTGGATAAGACTCCGGTATTGGATATAAAACCCTATATTCCATATTTTGATAGCTACCCTGAAGCAAGTTTGCCTGAATGGGTTGGAAAACATTTAAAAGAGGGCCACCACCACCACCATTCACATTAATAAAGACATCGCTTAAAGTGTATAGTACTGCTGGTATAATTTACTAGTGTCAAGTCAACCCTATAATGTATCCAAATACGCTATCAATACACCCTATAATCAGACACTTTGATGTTGACTTGACATAAGTCCCCTAAGGACTCGATCAGCCACAGGTTTACTGTTTTTGAAGCGATTACCGAATCTCTGCGGATACATGGATTATTTGATGATAGTTCGGCAGAGCAGATCAAGGATGCTTTGAATGAAGTGCAGTTGCCTGATGAAGATTATTTTATACAAAAATATCCGCATGAACTGAGCGGCGGTGAATTGCAGCGTGTGGCTATAGCGCGTGCACTTATACTTGAGCCTGGACTGCTTATTGCAGATGAGTCCACGTCTTTCCTTGATCCGAGTGTCCAGGCAAAGATATTGAAACTTTTGCTTGAACTCCAGAATGAGCGTGGCATTTCTATGTTATTTGTTATGCATGACATCGGCGTTGCACGCAAGGTTAGTGACCGGATCGCAGTTTTACATAATGGCATGATCGTAGAGAACGGTCCGGCAGACAGGGTTATTTCGAATCCGCAGCATTTTTATACGAAACTTTTGATCGATGCGTCAAAGGGTACTGAAGTGTGAAAAGGAATCTCCACAATATTGTGTTGGTTGTGACCTCTCGCGCTCCATCTAGTGAAAAAACGCTAGGCTTCTGGTTGGCATGCTTCGGAGCAGGAAGGTTGTAAGGGCACAGTCGTTGGCAGTATACTTTACTAAATTATACCTGTTATTACTTCTAATCTTTGTTATGTGTAAGATATGGCTGTTAAAATGTTGAGATATGCATTGACGGACAAGATCGAAAATGATTCTAAATACGCGCTACACAGGCCTCGTTACAATTTTTCAGGGGCATACCGTGCCTGTGAGACGGCTATCATGTGCATCAATTAAATTTTCACATTCATAAGTCTCAAAAAAAATTAGCAAAATGTATATACAACAATAAAACTATATGATTTATTATTAATCCCATTTATTGAGGTACATTAATGGAAGATGCAAATTCTTGTACGGATTTTTTTGGAGAATTTCCTAAAGATAAATTCAAAAACGTTCTTCATTACATAATACATAATACTGGACATATCAATAATGTAGGTAAAACAGTATTATTTAAGGTTTTATACTTCACTGATTTTAATTATTATGAGTTATTTGAAGAAAAATTGACTGGTGAGACTTATTTAAAATATCCATTTGGCCCGGCACCATGTGATTTTGATGAAGTAGTTTTAGAACTTAAATTGGAAGGGGCGATACGGGAAACTGAATATGGTTATGGAACATACCGGCAAATAAAATACTTCTCAACCACTGAACCTGATACATCTAAATTAAGTAGAGACAAATTGGATTTTATTGATAAAACTATTGATTCTTATTCACATTTTAGTGCAAAAGAAGTAAGTGAATTATCACACCATGATGCTCCTTACATTGCAGCAGAGGATTTTGAAGAATTAGATTACGAAATGGTATTCTATAGAACTTCAGAACTTTCAGTAAGGAACTATGATGATGAAGATGGCAGCGATTAAATTCGAAGCTGCCCCAGAATTCCGAAAAGAGTTGAATAGTTCAATTAAAAAGTATAGACACCTTGAAGAAGATTTCGGGAGATTTAAAAAAGCATTAGAAATAAACCAACCACAAGAAATGCGTGGGACTATTAGAATAAGCGATCTTGGAATTAATGTTAAAATACCAATTTATAAAGTGAAGCATTTCAGGTCTCTAGATTTTAAAGGAAAAGGTTCCAAAAGCGGTTTTCGTATAATTTATGCACACATGAACGAAGAACATAAAATAATCTTTATTGAGTTTTATCATAAAAACAATAAAATGAATCACGATGTGAAAAGAATAAAAAAATATTTTGAAGAATATTAACTTATCATAATAAATTTAGTTTTAACAGACTTGTATTTTGTTATTCAATCACATTCGCCTCTTGATGCCCCGGATTTGAGCGTTAGTGAAATCAGGGATCCATGATCAGTACGTACGGTTTGATGAGGGGAGGCCTCTTCTTTATTTTACCGAGGTAGGGTATTTTTTGCATCCTTTGGAGACAGTCCATTAATTAAAAAGTCTTTACATAGAATTATTCCTTTGCCACTGTTAAAGCCCGGCGGTATAATTCATCATCTATCCAGAATCCTGCCTCGTTGTGAAGTTTATCCAACTCCTCCCGAAGGGATATAATCTTACCTTCATACATGGCTTCGGGCATAATTTATATCTTCTTTCAAATTTTCATCTGTGTAGTGCCGCCGGACCCTGTGCAGTGCAAGAAAATCCTCGAACTCCCAGCGAGTCATACCGGCAAGTGAACATGCTTTACCAGATGAAAGCACACCACGCTGATACAACGCTAAAGCCAGTTCTTTGTGCAGTTCCCGATCCACTTCCTTAAGAGGTAAGCGAATTGCATCTGCAATGTCATCTGGTATTTCCAATATTAGCGTACCCATTATATAGCCTCTATTCTTGTTAATCTTATGATGAATTACTGTTTAATATTGTTGTCCTAAATATAATAAATTCGCATCCGTTAATATTTATTCTAATAGTCACAATATCATTTCACGTATCCAATTCAAAAAGCATGGTATTTTGACGGGATTCACAGGATTTACAGGATGTTGGCATCGCGGTATATCCTGTTAATCCTGTCTAATAATTTAATAATTACTCTTAGATTTGAAGTGGATACCATTTCACAGTTATTTTAGCCAATGTTTGTTATTTCATCTCTTATGTCAACCTAAATCCCGCCAAACCCAGATAAAAGAAAAGCGCTGCACTCACCATCGTAATTTTCTCATCGCCCCTCAATCACCACTTTCCCTGTCTCTGCTCCTCTTAGCCCTCGTCTTACCAATCCCAAACACCAGCGCATCGGTCGGGCACGCGTCGATGCACACACCACATGCATAGCAATCGGGTCGCAACTTATCACCGTCCACGATTGCTTTGACAGACGGGCATGGCGACATTTGGATACATTTATTGCAGTCATTGCATTTGCTCCGGTCAAGGCGCACACGAAATATACTCATATACTCAAGCAGCCATGTCAAGAGCCCAACCGGGCACACGAGATAGCAGAAAGGGCGATACACAAATACTGATGCGACCAGCACCGCCCCGACCAGAACTGCCAGCACCAGCTCAAAATGCCAGTCAAATAGTTCAAAAGGGTTCAGGATGTTATGGTATGTGTAAAGATCGTTTCCTGTGGCGAGAACCATGATTAAACTAATAACAAATATCGAAATCCGGATGCCATTTGAGATATTGAACGGCAGATTGATCTTCTTCCCGGATGGTGCTGGAATCCTGTTTACGATCTCTTGTAATGCCCCGAATGGGCAGACCCACCCGCAGAACAGTTTCGCTCCGATTACTGACAAGCCGCCGATGAAGATTAACGCCGTTGTTTTCTTAAGAGTGATTGCACTGCCAGTCAAAAGAGCCGTTACCGGATCCACTACTGCCCGCAGCGGGCTTGGCTGGTGCATGATCACCAGCACCCCAAAGAGTACAAAGACGGCACACATCAGGAGTGTCCGGATGTTCCAATTGATCTTAGTTGTTCTCAGGAGGATGAGTCCTGCTAATGCAACAAGTCCTCCGAGAATGAATTGTGGCGATAATAGCCCGGACGAGACTGAGGATATGTCAGTATTTCTGCCACCACCCACACCAGTGCCGTTACCTCCTCCTACACCTTCTGCCATAACTGGCACGCAGATAAGTATCATGGTTAAAGCGATGCAGAAGACTGGTAATAAGATCGAATTTCGTTTCATATTCTGCTCCCCCTCTCCAATTATGCATAAAGATTCAGTGTTTAACCCATCTTCGCCAGTTTAAAATAAAATCGATAGCAGTAAAACACTATATTTTTGGAGTAGGTTCTACATTTTGATCTATTCAATCACTTGCTATTGTTTTTTTTCTAATGCTGTGAAGCTCATATTAATATGAAGGAGTATATATAAATATTTTGTGCAGAGGGTCTGTACCTAGAAAAAAATAAATTTTCACCATCTACATTTGGAAAAAACGCTAGCATTAAGACCCACAAGTAGTTTTTTAGGCAAATGAAACGGTTAATTAAACCATTAATCTGACGAAGATGGGGTTTTAAAGATTTTTGATACTTTGAAAATAAAAAGAGTGCGTGGTCATTCCACGCACACAGCACAAACTTATCGATTATGCATTTTACCCTGTCCGCCATTACCGCGGTTTCCATCTCGAAGCCGCTGATGATCATCGTCCTGTCCGTTCTGGGTGCCGTCGCCGTCAGAGTCCCTGCCGTTGGTGCCGCTGTTGTCACAGATGCCGTCGCCATCGATAAAGTTCATGCCACAGCCGTTGTTATCACATATACCATCGTTGTCTTCGTCTACGAATCCCGGGCATGTGCCACTGTTGTCACATATACCATCGCCGTCACGGTCACCGCCACCTTGACCGTACTGGGCAGCAGCAACTCCTACAGAGAGTGCGACCAGTGCAACTATCATTATTCCAGTTATTATTCTTGTTTTCATTTTGTATTCACCTTATTTGAGTTTAGCCCGTCTGAGCAATACTCAATTAGTGGGTTCAACAAATATCATTATTCCAGAATTATATCCAAATGTCACCAGAATCATACCCAAATTCACTCCGAACTGAGGTATATGAGCACCATAAGCGCTATAAATTCAAGTATGTCCGGTATCACGTCAAGCGGTCCGATGATGCACATCCGATACCCACGTGTAGCAACATGCATGTGTGGTGTCGATGTGACTACCTGTAAGAGCATGAGAAACGCAAATATCATCAAACCCAGTGTGAACTTCGATTTGACCTGTGCGTAACTTCGGACATAAATAGCAAGCAATAAAACCAGCAGCACCACATTTGCCGTGGTTATGATCGTCTTGATGTTCATTATAAGTACTGGATCGTACATGGATGGTTGCATATTATCACCTATTCACTTGAATTTATTCCCAATTTTCTCCCAAATCTCTTCAAATAGCGCATAATTTCCCTCCATAACTGGTGATAAGAAATACATTGTGCCATAGCCACCCCCCGCAGATGTGATCACGCCGTTGTCGGAAAGAACCTTTTGATGGTGTTTTATCGTCTTATAGTCCAATCCCAACACTTCTGATAACTGATTGGCATTGTATGGGCGGTCATGCAGCGCCTTGATTATGCGAGCACGGTTCACACCACCTTTTGTGCCTGCAATCAGCCACCAAAGTAAGCGTTTCATAGCAGGTAATTGACATGCATGCCTTATATTACAATCTCTTTGAACTGCCTAAAGAAATATGTGGGGGCAAACCCACCATTACAGAAGCGTACATGGCAACCGCTCGCACTTGCCTCCTATACATTGCAGTAAAAAGCCCGGTGATTTAAGCATGCTCCATCATATTCAGAGACTTTTTATTATTTACTGGGACTATTCAGAAAACCGCAGAGAGC of the ANME-2 cluster archaeon genome contains:
- a CDS encoding formylmethanofuran dehydrogenase, yielding MNYTETESIVKKAIQFHGHQCPGLAIGIQVSKTVLQELGKPARDEEMVAIVENNSCGLDAIQLLTGCTFGKGNLIFKDFGKYVYTFMNRENQKALRISINKDAIRMDKEHLELFAKIKEKSASPEEQEEFKKLHIKKSNEILKIPQDDLMVIRNIDFSPPPMASLHESVECSICGESVMETKVRLLNGNPHCIPCFRREYNKL
- a CDS encoding SocA family protein, with product MEDANSCTDFFGEFPKDKFKNVLHYIIHNTGHINNVGKTVLFKVLYFTDFNYYELFEEKLTGETYLKYPFGPAPCDFDEVVLELKLEGAIRETEYGYGTYRQIKYFSTTEPDTSKLSRDKLDFIDKTIDSYSHFSAKEVSELSHHDAPYIAAEDFEELDYEMVFYRTSELSVRNYDDEDGSD
- the tsaA gene encoding tRNA (N6-threonylcarbamoyladenosine(37)-N6)-methyltransferase TrmO, giving the protein MNTETSSETFSVNPIGYIESEYQNFDELPHPHGNEGGNKHTSTIVLYPEHAEGISGMDGYSHIFVLFWVHKSGEWKMPEHHHKPDHVKVFATRMPVRPNPIGLSAVEIEDISYDSGRIIVKGLDALDKTPVLDIKPYIPYFDSYPEASLPEWVGKHLKEGHHHHHSH
- a CDS encoding winged helix-turn-helix transcriptional regulator, giving the protein MKRLLWWLIAGTKGGVNRARIIKALHDRPYNANQLSEVLGLDYKTIKHHQKVLSDNGVITSAGGGYGTMYFLSPVMEGNYALFEEIWEKIGNKFK
- a CDS encoding ABC transporter ATP-binding protein codes for the protein MSHRFTVFEAITESLRIHGLFDDSSAEQIKDALNEVQLPDEDYFIQKYPHELSGGELQRVAIARALILEPGLLIADESTSFLDPSVQAKILKLLLELQNERGISMLFVMHDIGVARKVSDRIAVLHNGMIVENGPADRVISNPQHFYTKLLIDASKGTEV
- a CDS encoding UPF0175 family protein, producing the protein MGTLILEIPDDIADAIRLPLKEVDRELHKELALALYQRGVLSSGKACSLAGMTRWEFEDFLALHRVRRHYTDENLKEDINYARSHV
- a CDS encoding 4Fe-4S binding protein, producing the protein MKRNSILLPVFCIALTMILICVPVMAEGVGGGNGTGVGGGRNTDISSVSSGLLSPQFILGGLVALAGLILLRTTKINWNIRTLLMCAVFVLFGVLVIMHQPSPLRAVVDPVTALLTGSAITLKKTTALIFIGGLSVIGAKLFCGWVCPFGALQEIVNRIPAPSGKKINLPFNISNGIRISIFVISLIMVLATGNDLYTYHNILNPFELFDWHFELVLAVLVGAVLVASVFVYRPFCYLVCPVGLLTWLLEYMSIFRVRLDRSKCNDCNKCIQMSPCPSVKAIVDGDKLRPDCYACGVCIDACPTDALVFGIGKTRAKRSRDRESGD
- a CDS encoding DUF3368 domain-containing protein — encoded protein: MPEAMYEGKIISLREELDKLHNEAGFWIDDELYRRALTVAKE
- a CDS encoding peptide-binding protein, yielding MEKKEIVIILIIIAMCLITPVINAESTINDNTKNQLRIADKTGDWGYPNPYLAYARGPGYMRMHFIFDTLVWKNETTQYIPLLAEKWEYLSDEDAYVFHLNKNAKWHDMEPLTAEDVVFTIEYMKEHPYGWVILDSVDRGEVLDEHTVKIHMSSPYAPFMEDIGGSMPILPEHIWKDVENPMDFTDETAFIGSGPYTYVDFSKEHGTYQYEAFGEYYLGKPIIDKLIYVKTGDPQMTLQRGEADFTSIKSDFVEQIKEDGFVVIKGPHYWNKKLMINHNIEPLDNIIFRQALAHAINQDEFVDKSLRGHGKPASYGLISSESVWISPNVPDYPYDPDKAIELITSLGYELKDGVFTKNGKTLELQILVSMISTGGEGTPDRDGEIIMNQLEKVGIKVDLTSLDTKIVDTKVINWDFDLAISGHGAIGGDPKILHEKTLQVPGVKPNPNCARYNKSEELNKLLDDVMHEMDPEKRKEAVFEAQNVYARELPAISIYYPTWYNAYDPDTGVEWFETIGGVSKGIPIPQNKLALIGSSAAKEGKEITDVTSIPVENETQGSPLMPFLAVIALLLAFMAIRIKR